A stretch of the Opisthocomus hoazin isolate bOpiHoa1 chromosome 2, bOpiHoa1.hap1, whole genome shotgun sequence genome encodes the following:
- the SOX7 gene encoding transcription factor SOX-7 translates to MASLLGTYPWPERLEGDGAEGLPTPGPPPRCPAGEKSSESRIRRPMNAFMVWAKDERKRLAVQNPDLHNAELSKMLGKSWKALSLSQKRPYVEEAERLRVKHMQDYPNYKYRPRRKKQVKRICKRVDPGFLLGSLTRDQNAVPEKRTCGRAGGEKEGPGEYPPRPGLPSVRGYREAPGSGSSTSVDTYPYGLPTPPEMSPLDAIDPEQSFFSSPCPDEHHRSHLAGATYSPEYTGSSLPCNHHPLSPMPQPATCMIPPSSSCPPLPPPPPSSYYTPAFPSLHPASLHAHLGQLSPPPDPHGFDTLDQLSQAELLGEMDRNEFDQYLNNPGHGDHHGGVLVNGHVPVSGSSHASENSLISVLADATATYYNNYSVS, encoded by the exons ATGGCTTCGCTGCTGGGCACCTACCCCTGGCCGGAGAGGCTGGAGGGGGACGGGGCCGAGGGGTTGCCCACCCCGGGTCCCCCCCCGCGTTGTCCTGCCGGGGAGAAAAGCTCCGAGAGCCGAATCCGGCGGCCGATGAACGCTTTCATGGTGTGGGCGAAGGACGAGAGGAAGCGCCTGGCCGTGCAGAACCCCGACCTGCACAACGCGGAGCTCAGCAAGATGCTCG GCAAGTCCTGGAAGGCTCTGAGCCTCTCACAGAAGCGTCCCTACGTGGAGGAGGCCGAGCGGCTGCGGGTGAAGCACATGCAAGATTATCCCAACTACAAATACCGGCCGCGGCGGAAGAAGCAGGTCAAGCGGATCTGCAAGCGGGTGGATCCCGGGTTTTTGCTGGGCAGCCTGACGCGGGACCAAAACGCGGTGCCGGAGAAGCGGACctgcggccgggctgggggggagaAAGAGGGGCCGGGTGAGTACCCGCctcgcccggggctgccgtccgTCCGGGGATACCGAGAggccccgggcagcggcagcagcaccaGCGTGGACACCTACCCCTACGGGCTGCCAACCCCACCGGAGATGTCTCCGCTGGACGCCATAGACCCCGAGCAGAGCTTCTTCTCCTCGCCCTGCCCCGATGAGCATCACCGCTCCCACCTCGCCGGAGCCACCTACTCCCCGGAGTACACGGGCAGCTCCCTCCCGTGCAACCATCACCCCCTCAGCCCCATGCCACAGCCGGCCACCTGCATGATCCCCCCGTCCTCCAgctgccctcctcttcctcctcctcctccttccagctaCTACACACCTGCCTTCCCCTCTCTGCACCCCGCCAGCCTCCATGCCCACCTGGGCCAGCTCTCCCCGCCGCCCGACCCCCACGGCTTTGACACCTTGGACCAGCTGAGCCAAGCCGAGCTCCTGGGGGAGATGGACCGCAACGAGTTCGACCAGTATCTCAACAACCCCGGCCACGGCGACCACCACGGCGGGGTCTTGGTCAACGGACACGTCCCGGTGTCTGGCAGCTCCCATGCCTCCGAGAACAGCCTCATCTCCGTCCTCGCCGATGCCACGGCCACCTACTACAATAACTACAGCGTCTCCTAG